The following coding sequences are from one Capsicum annuum cultivar UCD-10X-F1 chromosome 3, UCD10Xv1.1, whole genome shotgun sequence window:
- the LOC107864115 gene encoding vacuole membrane protein KMS1, giving the protein MRFKKKLTSQKSIRSASPVNQMSISDHSAKHHKDLENLNLLTQPFRTLKLFSMAMMQYLRTSIAYLLSHRWCMLFSTIVVFSLTLLVTTDGPHVKHVEEVLKYLQFGFWWVALGVVSSIGLGSGLHTFVLYLGPHIALFTIKAMKCGRVDLKMAPYDTIQFQRTPQWLFKDCSEFGPPVFSSSHGTSVPFSSILPQVQLEAVLWGLGTALGELPPYFISRAASLSGSKVEAMEELDASSENKGFLATRLAQTKRWFFSHAQCLNFFTILILASVPNPLFDLAGIMCGQFGIPFWKFFFATLIGKAIIKTHIQTVFIISVCNNQLLHLVETELIRMLSFIPGIETMLPKIIAKLHSMKDKYMATKTPSTSNIKVNKWDFSLASVWNGVVTIMLLNFFVKIVNATAQRFLKKQQKQELAALKNKSS; this is encoded by the exons ATGAGGTTCAAGAAGAAATTAACATCCCAGAAAAGTATTCGTTCTGCTTCTCCAGTTAATCAGATGTCTATTTCAG ATCATAGTGCGAAACATCATAAGGatttagaaaatttgaatctgTTGACACAGCCTTTCAGAACGCTCAAGCTTTTCAGTATGGCGATGATGCAGTATCTCAGGACGTCGATAGCATACCTTTTGTCGCATCGATGGTGTATGCTTTTCAGTACAATTGTTGTATTTTCCTTAACACTGCTTGTGACAACAGATGGGCCTCATGTAAAG CATGTTGAGGAGGTTCTTAAATATCTCCAGTTTGGATTCTGGTGGGTTGCTCTTGGTGTTGTATCTTCTATTGGCCTTG GTTCTGGTTTGCACACTTTTGTCCTCTATCTGGGTCCTCATATTGCTTTATTTACGATAAAAGCAATGAAGTGTGGGCGAGTTGACCTCAAAATGGCTCCCTACGATACAATACAATTTCAAAGAACACCTCAATGGCTTTTTAAAGATTGTTCAGAGTTTGGGCCCCCTGTATTTTCATCTTCACATGGCACAAGTGTTCCTTTTAGCAGCATACTGCCCCAAGTGCAGTTAGAGGCTGTTTTGTGGGGCCTTGGAACGGCACTTGGAGAGCTTCCCCCATATTTTATTTCAAGAGCAG CAAGCCTCTCAGGAAGTAAAGTGGAGGCAATGGAAGAATTAGATGCATCTTCTGAAAATAAAGGATTTCTAGCTACTCGTCTGGCTCAAACGAAGCGGTGGTTTTTTTCCCATGCACAATGTTTGAACTTCTTCACCATTCTAATACTTGCTTCG GTTCCAAATCCTCTATTTGATCTTGCTGGCATAATGTGTGGACAATTTGGAATCCCATTTTGGAAGTTCTTTTTTGCAACTTTGATTGGAAAGGCTATCATTAAAACTCACATACAG ACCGTCTTTATAATTTCTGTTTGCAACAATCAACTTCTTCATTTGGTGGAGACCGAGTTGATTCGGATGCTTAGTTTTATACCTGGTATTGAAACCATGTTACCCAAAATTATTGCCAAGCTCCATTCCATGAAAGACAAGTATATGGCTACCAAAACTCCTTCAACATCAAATATAAAG GTGAACAAATGGGATTTCTCATTGGCTTCAGTTTGGAACGGTGTGGTTACAATCATGCTACTTAACTTTTTCGTTAAGATTGTAAATGCTACTGCACAACGGTTTTTAAAAAAACAGCAAAAACAGGAATTGGCTGCTCTGAAGAACAAATCATCTTGA